From a single Lates calcarifer isolate ASB-BC8 linkage group LG12, TLL_Latcal_v3, whole genome shotgun sequence genomic region:
- the LOC108885425 gene encoding transcription factor HES-5, whose translation MKPAEIRLSLQRPLQHTHPDMAPTITAAMTNSQEHLTLTHKLRKPLVEKLRRERINSSIEQLNSLLGPEFLKQQPDSKLEKADILEMTVCFLTQLQQQSQQQRRPLNHFNRLQSSSDKNLREADFSPLSSSVQTSIIKDKRPVNSALWRPW comes from the exons ATGAAGCCAGCAGAGATCAGACTCTCTCTACAGAGACCTCTACAGCACACACATCCAGACATGGCACCTACAATCACTGCAGCAATGACCAACTCTCAGGAGCATCTGACTCTGACTCACAAG ctcagaaagCCTCTGGTGGAGAAGTTACGCAGAGAGCGAATCAACAGCAGCATTGAACAGCTCAACTCTCTCCTGGGTCCAGAGTTCCtcaaacagcagccagactCCAAGCTGGAAAAAGCAGACATCCTGGAGATGACAGTTTGTTTCctgacacagctgcagcagcagagtcaacAGCAGAGAAGACCGCTGAACCACTTCAACAGGCTGCAGTCCTCCTCTGATAAGAacctgagagaggctgacttctctcctctgagctcCTCAGTCCAGACCAGCATCATCAAAGACAAGAGACCAGTCAACAGCGCCCTCTGGAGGCCATGGTAG
- the LOC108885416 gene encoding transcription factor HES-5 → MKPAEIRLSLQRPLQHTDPDMAPTITAAMTNSQEHLTLTHKLRKPLVEKLRRERINSSIEQLKSLLGPEFLKQQPDSKLEKADILEMTVCFLTQLQQQSQQQRRLLNHFNRLQSSSDKNLREADFSPLSSSVQTSITKDKSPVNSALWRPW, encoded by the exons ATGAAGCCAGCAGAGATCAGACTCTCTCTACAGAGACCTCTACAGCACACAGATCCAGACATGGCACCTACAATCACTGCAGCAATGACCAACTCTCAGGAGCATCTGACTCTGACTCACAAG ctcagaaagCCTCTGGTGGAGAAGTTACGCAGAGAGCGAATCAACAGCAGCATTGAGCAGCTCAAGTCTCTCCTGGGTCCAGAGTTCCtcaaacagcagccagactCCAAGCTGGAGAAAGCAGACATCCTGGAGATGACAGTTTGCTTCctgacacagctgcagcagcagagtcaacAGCAGAGAAGACTGCTGAACCACTTCAACAGGCTGCAGTCCTCCTCTGATAAGAacctgagagaggctgacttctctcctctgagctcCTCAGTCCAGACCAGCATCACCAAAGACAAGAGTCCAGTCAACAGCGCCCTCTGGAGGCCATGGTAG
- the LOC108885388 gene encoding transcription factor HES-5-like, with protein MKPAEIRLSLQRPLQHTHPDMAPTITAEMTNSQEHLTLTHKLRKPLVEKLRRERINSSIEQLKSLLGPEFLKQQPDSKLEKADILEMTVCFLTQLQQQQHQAVDSAAVNQGYSRCVQEVAHFLSKEEVKTQSQRRLLNHFNRLQSSSDKNLREADFSPLSSSVQTSITKDKSPVNSTLWRPW; from the exons ATGAAGCCAGCAGAGATCAGACTCTCTCTACAGAGACCTCTACAGCACACACATCCAGACATGGCACCTACAATCACTGCAGAAATGACCAACTCTCAGGAGCATCTGACTCTGACTCACAAG ctcagaaagCCTCTGGTGGAGAAGTTACGCAGAGAGCGAATCAACAGCAGCATTGAGCAGCTCAAGTCTCTCCTGGGTCCAGAGTTCCTCAAACAGCAGCCAGATTCCAAGCTGGAGAAAGCAGACATCCTGGAGATGACAGTTTGCTTCctgacacagctgcagcagcagcagcatcaagcTGTGGACTCAGCAGCTGTCAATCAGGGCTACTCCAGATGTGTCCAAGAGGTGGCACACTTCCTGTccaaagaggaggtgaagacaCAATCCCAGAGAAGACTGCTGAACCACTTCAACAGGCTGCAGTCCTCCTCTGATAAGAacctgagagaggctgacttctctcctctgagctcCTCAGTCCAGACCAGCATCACCAAAGACAAGAGTCCAGTCAACAGCACCCTCTGGAGGCCATGGTAG
- the LOC108885396 gene encoding transcription factor HES-5-like encodes MKPAEIRLSLQRPLQHTHPDMAPTITAAMTNSQEHLTLTHKLRKPLVEKLRRERINSSIEQLKSLLGPEFLKQQPDSKLEKADILEMTVCFLTQLQQQSQQQRRLLNHFNRLQSSSDKNLREADFSPLSSSVQTSIIKDKSPVNSALWRPW; translated from the exons ATGAAGCCAGCAGAGATCAGACTCTCTCTACAGAGACCTCTACAGCACACACATCCAGACATGGCACCTACAATCACTGCAGCAATGACCAACTCTCAGGAGCATCTGACTCTGACTCACAAG ctcagaaagCCTCTGGTGGAGAAGTTACGCAGAGAGCGAATCAACAGCAGCATTGAGCAGCTCAAGTCTCTCCTGGGTCCAGAGTTCCtcaaacagcagccagactCCAAGCTGGAGAAAGCAGACATCCTGGAGATGACAGTTTGCTTCctgacacagctgcagcagcagagtcaacAGCAGAGAAGACTGCTGAACCACTTCAACAGGCTGCAGTCCTCCTCTGATAAGAACCTAAGAGAGGCTGacttctctcctctgagctcCTCAGTCCAGACCAGCATCATCAAAGACAAGAGTCCAGTCAACAGTGCCCTCTGGAGGCCATGGTAG
- the LOC108885435 gene encoding transcription factor HES-5-like, with protein sequence MKPAEIRLSLQRPLQHTDPDMAPTITAAMTNSQEHLTLIHKLRKPLVEKLRRERINSSIEQLKSLLGPEFLKQQPDSKLEKADILEMTVCFLTELQQQSQQQRRLLNHFNRLQSSSDKNLREADFSPLSSSVQTSITKDKSPVNSALWRPW encoded by the exons ATGAAGCCAGCAGAGATCAGACTCTCTCTACAGAGACCTCTACAGCACACAGATCCAGACATGGCACCTACAATCACTGCAGCAATGACCAACTCTCAGGAGCATCTGACTCTGATTCACAAG ctcagaaagCCTCTGGTGGAGAAGTTACGCAGAGAGCGAATCAACAGCAGCATTGAGCAGCTCAAGTCTCTCCTGGGTCCAGAGTTCCtcaaacagcagccagactCCAAGCTGGAGAAAGCAGACATCCTGGAGATGACAGTTTGCTTcctgacagagctgcagcagcagagtcaacAGCAGAGAAGACTGCTGAACCACTTCAACAGGCTGCAGTCCTCCTCTGATAAGAacctgagagaggctgacttctctcctctgagctcCTCAGTCCAGACCAGCATCACCAAAGACAAGAGTCCAGTCAACAGCGCCCTCTGGAGGCCGTGGTAG